One genomic segment of Christensenellaceae bacterium 44-20 includes these proteins:
- a CDS encoding YigZ family protein, translating to MEELREYRTIAQPCTTCQVIKKSRFYGRLYPAESMEQAQEILDGLKKQFWDASHNCSAMIFGQMREFSRCSDDGEPQGTAGMPMLETLRGSGLTNILAVVTRYFGGTLLGTGGLVRAYGSSVSLALAEAKKICYKPRVVFSLKLPFRLWGKAESQLLAAGYEIGEVQYTDAVSGTVFSDFGAEGRLAKLISEISAGKAAPVEIERRYQVIEER from the coding sequence GTGGAAGAGCTAAGAGAATACCGGACTATTGCACAGCCCTGCACCACCTGCCAAGTGATCAAAAAGTCCAGATTCTATGGGCGGCTCTATCCGGCAGAGAGCATGGAGCAGGCGCAGGAAATTCTGGATGGCCTGAAAAAGCAGTTTTGGGATGCGAGCCATAACTGCAGCGCCATGATTTTTGGACAGATGCGGGAGTTTTCCCGGTGCAGCGACGACGGCGAGCCCCAGGGCACGGCGGGGATGCCCATGCTGGAAACTCTGCGGGGCAGCGGCCTGACGAATATTCTGGCCGTGGTTACCCGGTATTTCGGGGGGACGCTGCTGGGGACGGGCGGCCTGGTGCGGGCCTATGGCTCCAGCGTCTCGCTGGCGCTGGCCGAGGCCAAAAAAATCTGCTATAAGCCCCGGGTCGTCTTTTCGCTCAAACTTCCGTTCCGGCTCTGGGGCAAGGCGGAATCCCAGCTTCTGGCCGCAGGCTACGAGATCGGCGAGGTGCAGTATACGGATGCCGTCTCGGGCACGGTCTTTTCGGATTTCGGCGCAGAAGGCAGGCTGGCCAAGCTCATCAGCGAAATTTCGGCGGGCAAGGCCGCGCCGGTGGAGATAGAGCGGCGCTATCAGGTAATCGAAGAGCGCTAA
- a CDS encoding MFS transporter: MEKRKASLGFYCGALLFCFYFTFGIFGSMLTIYLSDLGKTPVEIAFVLSASGIFAIALQPVVGFLDDRIKNRKALGGAILGLAAVAALCFTITRQTWLLFLLDGLVLSGMSSLLPIFEKIATSGPYRYGSVRIWGSIGFAAASQLGSILYAHVWNRSVFFAAAAALFLTIFFLSRFSTASMAQQPREKKQQPKDWHPAKALLGSKTYLLLLLLAVIFAGLSVMNETYLSLFLTDSGFTVPQSGLVLALAVLMEIPLLLFSHRYMDGLSGKQLLFLVFGSLGIQFAGCWLISINWIVAACVVLLRAIGSNMLFVMVTIKITAGAVDEAYSSTALGIVEMVKSIGTILFQAFSGFLVKAKGFAGLYAVATILAAAGLVICLLMRTKPQAERALFSGSKS; the protein is encoded by the coding sequence ATGGAAAAGCGGAAAGCGAGCCTGGGCTTTTACTGCGGCGCCCTATTGTTTTGTTTTTACTTTACTTTCGGCATTTTTGGCTCGATGCTGACGATTTATCTGAGTGATCTTGGAAAGACGCCTGTGGAGATCGCGTTTGTACTCTCGGCATCCGGCATTTTCGCCATCGCGCTTCAGCCCGTCGTGGGCTTTTTGGACGACCGCATCAAGAACCGCAAGGCGCTGGGCGGCGCAATCCTGGGCCTGGCGGCGGTGGCGGCACTCTGCTTTACCATCACCCGGCAAACCTGGCTGCTGTTTTTGCTGGATGGCCTGGTGCTCTCGGGGATGAGCAGCCTTCTGCCCATCTTTGAAAAGATCGCGACCTCCGGTCCCTATCGCTACGGCTCGGTGCGCATCTGGGGAAGCATCGGCTTTGCCGCGGCCTCTCAATTGGGCAGCATTTTATATGCGCACGTCTGGAACCGCTCGGTCTTTTTTGCGGCGGCAGCGGCGCTGTTTCTGACAATTTTCTTCTTAAGCCGCTTCAGCACGGCTTCCATGGCGCAGCAGCCTAGGGAAAAGAAGCAGCAGCCAAAAGACTGGCACCCAGCCAAAGCCCTGCTGGGCAGCAAGACGTATCTTCTGCTGTTGCTTCTGGCAGTGATTTTCGCCGGGCTCTCTGTGATGAACGAGACGTATCTCTCGCTGTTTTTGACGGACAGCGGGTTTACTGTGCCGCAATCGGGTTTGGTGCTCGCGCTGGCCGTTTTAATGGAAATTCCGCTGCTTCTGTTTTCGCATCGGTATATGGATGGGCTTTCAGGCAAGCAGCTGCTGTTCCTGGTGTTCGGCAGTCTGGGCATCCAGTTTGCCGGCTGCTGGCTGATCTCCATAAACTGGATCGTTGCCGCCTGCGTCGTGCTGCTGCGGGCCATCGGCAGCAATATGCTGTTTGTGATGGTAACCATCAAGATTACCGCGGGTGCAGTAGACGAGGCATATTCCTCCACAGCGCTGGGCATTGTGGAGATGGTAAAATCCATCGGAACCATTCTGTTCCAGGCGTTCAGCGGCTTTTTAGTGAAAGCGAAGGGGTTTGCCGGGCTTTATGCAGTCGCGACGATTCTGGCGGCGGCCGGGCTGGTCATCTGCCTGCTCATGCGCACAAAGCCCCAGGCCGAGCGGGCGCTGTTTTCGGGAAGCAAGAGCTGA
- the tyrS gene encoding tyrosine--tRNA ligase produces MKNAFEVLQERGFVKQVTHEGLEELLAKEKVTFYIGFDPTADSLHVGHFVALMAMAHMQRAGHRPIVLLGGGTGMIGDPSGKSDMRKMMTTETIDHNVAQFRKQIGRFLDFGEGKAIMVDNAEWLRDLNYIEFLREVGAHFSVNRMLTAECYKRRLEKGLTFLEFNYMLMQSYDFLELNRRYGCKLEMGGDDQWSNILGGADLIRRKEKKEAYGLTCTLLLKSDGNKMGKTEGGALWLDAEKTSPYEFYQYWRNIADADVRNCLALLTFLPMEEVERLGALKDEKINQAKEVLAYEVTRQVHGEEEAKKAQAAAKTLFAGAEGGQAPTTEITKEQFAENNKVIDLMMLAGLTKSRGEARRLIAGGGVSVNGEKVAEELAELSDADIQDGAIMIRKGKKVFHKIVVK; encoded by the coding sequence ATGAAAAACGCATTTGAAGTGCTTCAAGAAAGAGGCTTTGTCAAGCAGGTAACGCACGAGGGGCTGGAAGAGCTTCTGGCCAAAGAGAAGGTTACCTTCTATATCGGCTTCGACCCGACGGCGGACAGCCTGCATGTGGGGCACTTTGTGGCGCTGATGGCAATGGCGCATATGCAGAGAGCGGGGCACCGGCCCATCGTGCTGCTGGGCGGCGGCACGGGCATGATCGGCGATCCCTCGGGCAAAAGCGATATGCGCAAGATGATGACCACCGAGACCATCGATCACAACGTCGCCCAGTTCCGCAAGCAGATTGGCCGGTTCCTGGATTTCGGCGAGGGCAAGGCCATCATGGTGGATAACGCCGAGTGGCTGCGGGATCTCAACTATATCGAGTTCCTGCGGGAAGTGGGCGCGCACTTCTCGGTCAACCGCATGCTCACGGCGGAATGCTATAAGCGGCGGCTGGAGAAGGGCTTAACCTTCCTGGAATTCAACTATATGCTCATGCAGTCCTACGACTTCTTGGAGCTCAACCGCCGCTATGGCTGCAAGCTGGAGATGGGCGGCGACGACCAGTGGAGCAACATCCTGGGCGGCGCAGATCTCATCCGCAGAAAAGAGAAAAAGGAGGCCTATGGCCTGACCTGCACACTGCTCTTAAAGAGCGACGGTAACAAGATGGGCAAAACCGAGGGCGGCGCGCTCTGGCTGGATGCCGAGAAAACATCGCCCTACGAGTTCTACCAATACTGGCGCAATATCGCGGATGCAGACGTCCGCAACTGCCTGGCGCTGCTGACCTTCCTGCCCATGGAGGAAGTGGAGCGGCTGGGCGCGCTCAAAGATGAGAAGATCAACCAGGCTAAGGAAGTGCTGGCCTACGAGGTTACGCGCCAGGTACACGGCGAGGAGGAGGCCAAAAAGGCCCAGGCGGCGGCCAAGACGCTGTTTGCCGGCGCAGAGGGCGGCCAGGCTCCTACCACGGAGATCACCAAAGAGCAGTTTGCCGAAAATAATAAGGTCATCGACCTGATGATGCTGGCCGGGCTGACCAAATCTCGGGGCGAAGCCAGAAGGCTCATTGCCGGCGGCGGCGTGTCCGTCAACGGCGAGAAGGTGGCCGAAGAGCTGGCAGAGCTTTCGGATGCGGATATCCAGGACGGCGCGATCATGATCCGCAAGGGCAAGAAAGTGTTCCATAAGATCGTGGTGAAATAG
- a CDS encoding branched-chain amino acid aminotransferase → MKLEFIQRDVLKEKPKDETKLGFGRIFTDYMLMMKRDGQRGWYHAAIEPYANLSLSPAATVLHYSQEVFEGLKAYRAEDGRVLMFRPWDNVKRLATSAERICMAPFDGEFFLNSLYELIKTEQDWIPTSPGTSLYIRPTYIGVDPFVGVRPAEEYLLYVILSPSGAYYASGLSPVDIYVESKYVRAVKGGTGHHKTGGNYAASLLAGEIAHKKGFGQVLWLDGKENKYVEEVGAMNIFFKIKGELVTPPLGGSILPGITRDSIITLAKDMGIPVSERRISAEELYEASRDGSLEEIFGSGTAAVVSPVGKLLWEDKEIIPGDGQMGETTKLLYDTLTGIQYGRIEDKFGWVKEIK, encoded by the coding sequence ATGAAACTGGAGTTTATCCAAAGAGATGTTCTGAAGGAAAAACCGAAAGACGAGACAAAACTGGGCTTCGGGCGGATTTTTACCGACTATATGCTCATGATGAAGCGCGATGGGCAGCGCGGCTGGTATCATGCGGCGATTGAGCCGTATGCCAACCTTTCGCTTTCCCCTGCGGCCACGGTTCTGCACTATTCCCAGGAGGTTTTTGAGGGGCTGAAGGCATACCGCGCAGAGGATGGCAGAGTGCTCATGTTCCGGCCCTGGGATAACGTGAAGCGCCTGGCGACTTCCGCAGAGCGCATCTGCATGGCCCCCTTCGACGGCGAGTTTTTCCTGAACTCTCTGTATGAGCTCATCAAAACCGAGCAGGACTGGATCCCCACTTCCCCCGGCACATCGCTGTATATCCGGCCGACGTATATCGGCGTGGATCCGTTTGTGGGCGTGCGCCCGGCAGAGGAATACCTGCTGTATGTCATCCTCTCTCCCTCCGGCGCATACTATGCTTCCGGCCTGTCCCCGGTGGATATCTATGTCGAGAGCAAATATGTCCGGGCGGTCAAGGGCGGCACGGGCCACCACAAGACGGGCGGCAACTATGCGGCCAGCCTGCTGGCCGGCGAAATTGCCCATAAGAAGGGCTTCGGCCAGGTGCTCTGGCTGGATGGCAAGGAGAATAAGTATGTCGAGGAAGTCGGCGCGATGAACATCTTCTTCAAGATCAAGGGCGAGCTGGTTACGCCTCCGCTGGGCGGCAGCATTCTGCCCGGCATCACGAGAGATTCCATCATCACGCTGGCAAAAGATATGGGCATCCCGGTCAGCGAGCGCAGAATCTCCGCAGAGGAGCTTTATGAGGCTTCTAGGGACGGCTCGCTGGAAGAGATCTTCGGCTCGGGCACGGCGGCTGTGGTCAGCCCGGTGGGCAAGCTGCTCTGGGAGGATAAGGAGATCATCCCCGGCGACGGCCAGATGGGCGAGACGACCAAACTGCTCTACGATACGCTGACGGGCATCCAGTATGGTAGAATTGAGGATAAATTCGGCTGGGTCAAGGAGATCAAATAG
- a CDS encoding uridylate kinase: protein MAHFTFDAVVKIGSMALIRKEDNDLDYNIISRLAHDLRPGYILVSSGAAEIGRIDYMKRNGSELKGDLEEIKTDYSSQGQAILMGLYRDFIDPKYSVRQMLVEHSHFNEPEKAEHLRKLFFRAANQNAIPIVNYNDPVSNEETRRFEIASLRQNKGDGEVVECVDNDETAVVVSQLVGAERLVILTSTEGIYKDPKDASTLIEEVRGSSAEEIDAKIDEMLAYCSGASRVGANGAKAKLMFAKRALENGTDVVIASAAHRLSDIMDGKVRCTRLMID from the coding sequence ATGGCGCATTTTACATTCGATGCCGTAGTGAAAATTGGGTCTATGGCGCTCATTCGAAAAGAGGATAACGACCTGGATTATAATATCATTTCCAGATTGGCGCACGATCTGCGGCCAGGCTATATTCTGGTCAGCTCGGGCGCGGCGGAAATCGGGAGAATCGACTATATGAAGCGCAATGGCAGCGAGCTCAAAGGCGATTTGGAAGAAATCAAGACGGATTATTCTTCCCAGGGGCAGGCCATTTTGATGGGGCTCTACCGGGATTTTATCGACCCCAAATACTCTGTTCGGCAGATGCTGGTGGAGCACAGCCACTTCAACGAGCCGGAAAAGGCAGAGCATCTGCGCAAGCTCTTTTTCCGGGCGGCCAATCAGAACGCCATCCCCATCGTCAACTACAACGACCCTGTGAGCAATGAGGAGACGCGGCGTTTTGAGATCGCGTCCTTGCGCCAAAATAAAGGGGACGGGGAAGTGGTGGAATGCGTGGATAACGACGAGACGGCGGTTGTCGTCAGCCAGCTGGTCGGGGCAGAGCGCCTGGTCATTCTGACCTCCACAGAGGGTATTTATAAGGACCCCAAAGATGCCTCCACTTTGATCGAGGAAGTGCGCGGCTCTTCGGCAGAGGAGATCGATGCGAAAATCGATGAGATGCTGGCCTATTGCAGCGGGGCCTCCAGGGTGGGGGCGAACGGCGCCAAGGCCAAGCTGATGTTTGCCAAGCGCGCTCTGGAAAATGGGACGGATGTTGTCATCGCCAGCGCGGCGCACCGGCTTTCGGATATTATGGATGGGAAAGTCCGCTGTACGCGGCTGATGATCGACTGA